CGGTCGCCGTCCTGATCGCCGTCACGGTCGCGACCGCGTTCTGGTCCGGCGGCTTCGCGCCGACCGGCTTCCTGTCCGACCTCCTCGCGGCCGAGTTCGCGAGCGCGGGCGACCGCCTCTGGGAGGCGGTCATCGGCGCCGACTTCGCGACCGCGCTGATGATCGGCGCGTTCGGCATGGTGCTGTCCGGGTTCGCCCTCGGGAAGGCGTACCGGATCTTCGGGTTCGGTGACGCGACGGAGTACGCGGTCGACGGGTTCGGGATCATGCTCACCGCGGTGTCCATCCTCGTGCTCGCGTGGGGGATCGGCGAGGTCATCTCCGCGCTGGAGACGGGGCAGTACGTCGCCGAGGCGACGGTCGGGACGGTGCCACGGCCCGTGCTCCCGGCGCTCGTGCTCGTCGTCGCCGGCTTCATCGCCTTCTCGACGGGGACCTCCTGGGGGACGATGGGGATCATGACGCCCATCGCGGTCCCCATCGCGTGGGAGATCAGCGGGGGCGGCGCCGAGGGACACACCCTCGTCGCGGTCATGGTCGGCGTCATCTTCTCGGGGGCGATCTTCGGGGACCACAGCTCGCTCATCTCCGACACGACGGTGCTGTCCGCGACGTTCACCGGCGCAGACCTCGTCGACCACGTCCGCACGCAGATCTACTACGCCGTCACCGTCGGGCTGGTCTCGGTGGCGCTGCTGCTCGCGTGGGGGTTCTTCGGAATCTCGCCGTTCGTGCTGCTCCCGGTCGGCGTCCTGACGCTCGTCGCGCTCGTCTACCTCCTCTCCGAGTTCGACGCCAATCGCCGCGGGATCGACCCCGTCTCGGTCTCGGAGCCGCAGGCGGACGACGGGGAGCGCGTGGTCGTCGCCGGCAGCGAGAAGGACTGAGCGGCCGATCCGACCTTTTAAACGCGCTCACCGGCTAATGGGGGTCGCGCGCCATTAGTCCCCGCCCGAGTACTCCCCGATGGGAGCGATGATAGCGCGGAGAACCCAGGCGCGCGACACCGGTCGCTGACGCGACCCGCCCGTCGCCGCGCAGGCGACCGCCCGCCACGAGGGTTTCCCGGTTGACGCGGCACGCCGCCGGAGATGAGACCGGTCGTTAGTGTCGCGGGCGTACATTTCACGTATTGCAGTCCCCTCTCAACCCAGTCAACAGTATATTTTTGCGGGAGTAGCAGCAACGCCCATGTATGGCTGAGGGTGAATCGAGGCGGATCGCACGCGAGCTCATGAGCGAGCCCCACATTCGTGGCCGTCGAATCAGCGTCCGGCAGGTGTACGCCCTCGTCGAAGACCGGGGTGAAAACCCCGAGACCGTTGCCGATCGGTACGATCTCGACGTAGCTGACGTGTACCACGCGCTGGCGTACTATCACGACCACCCACGAGAGATGCGTGAGGCCGAACGAGAGCGCGAAGACGCGATAGTGGACTTCCACGAGTCGATCGATCGTCCCGAAGGTATCGATCCGGACGCTGCCTGAAATGGGTGGATAGCGTTTTCTTCTCGACGAGAACATCGATCTAAAGACGGCGACGTATCTGGAGAAGGAAGGAATCCACGCCGAGCACGTCCGTGATGCGCTCTGGCAGGGAGCCGATGACGAAGCGGACGTCCTGCCGTACGCGCGGGAACACCAACTGATCACCGTAACGAGTGAGGTGAAAGACTTCGGTGGACTACCACCAGATGCCCACGCAGGCATCGTTCTCCTCTACGACGATACGATGCCGGCGTATCAGGTCGCGGCTGGCCTTATCACGATAGTCGATACGTATCCGACCCGAGAGGCGTTCGGTGGACGAGAAGAACTCGACCCGTGGATCTGATCAGATACTCCAATTTCACAGCTATGAGGCCTTCAGAAAGGCTAATTCACTTTCACTAAGCCTACTAGTAGATTTTCGTCCGGTAGTGTCGCGGGCGTACATTTCCGCACTCCGAGAGCGACGGCGACCGGTCACTCCGAGTCTCGCAACACCATCGGCCCGACGGCGAGGGTGCGCTTCGCGAGGGTGAGGACGCGGAGCAGGTAGGAGACGAAAAGCGAGAACGGGAGGAGCGTGACCGCGAACGCGCCCGCGACGACGAGCGTCACGTGGTCGACCCCGAGGGTCCGTCCCGGGACCGTTCCGGCGCCGACGCCCGCCAGCATGAGGCCTGCGACGACCAACGCCGGCACCGCGGCGTAGAGGATCTGTCGCGAGAGGTCGATCAGCGCCCACTGGAAGTACAGGGTCTTGACGTGCTCGCGGGCGGGACCGAACAGCGACAGCGACTCCGTCAGTTCCCCGAGGAGGTCGCGCTCGTCGTCGGTGAGCGCCTCGTCGTGATTCCTGACGAGACGCTCGATCCCGCCTATCTTCGGGCCGTAGTCGAAGTTGATCGCGGCGAACACGACGTCGAAGGAGCCGAACTCGGCGCCGTCGAGCTGGCCGCGCACGGCGTCGGCGTTCTCGGTCACTCCCGCGGCGAGGTCGTCGACGTCGCCCCGAAGTGCGGCCCGGTCCGGTCCGTCGCCTTCCCGGTCGTCGACCAGGTCGCGGAGCTCTCGGGCGCGCTCCGCCGCGGCGTCGAGGATCGCGTCGAGGAACGCGGCCGGGTCCGTGGGGGTCGGCGCGCCCGTCAGGGCCGCGATGTCGTCCCGGACCGCGAGCGTGCCGTCCATGCGCTCCTGCTGGTCCCCGAGGGGGCCGTTCTCCTGTGTGAGCACGAGCTGGCCGATCGTGACGACGAGCGTCGCCCCCGTGACGATGGCCGTGATCATCGACGCGAACAGCGTCTCGATCGGGTCGCTCGCTCCGACCTTCTCCGCGAGCGGCGGCGAGAGGACGGCCGCGACGGCGACGAACGCGACGAAGACGGCGAGCGTCAGGACGGCGGCGACGACGAGCCGGTCCGCGCGCAACAACAGCCAGAGCTTCAGCCGGTTCTCGCCGGCGCGCTCGCGCATCGTGTCGGCGGTGTCCGTGTCGCTCTCGGCGTCGGGAGCGTCGTCCGTGCCCGACGTCGCCCCCGCCGGACCGGTCATCGCCGCCCGACGCACGCCGCGAGTTCGTCGGCGTCGCGCCCGGGACCGATCGCGGAACCGGTCGCCCGACCGCCGAGTCCGCCTTCGAACCCCTCCTCGAACGCGGTGCCGTGGCGACCGGGACACCCGTCGAGGGCGCCGAGAAATCCGGTCTCTACCGCCGCGTCGGCCCGAATCGCGTCCCGTCGGTTCAGACGCCTGTGGGGTTCGGTCATACTCAGAGGGATAACCTCCCATCGGAATAAAACTCGCCCGTGAGGGGAGCGGCGGCCGGCCGCGTCGACGCCGAATGGACCCGTATCGACGGCGTTCGAGCGGGCGTACCGCGAGTTCGCAACCGCGTGCGCGGAGCGAGCGCGCCGCAAGTCACAACCCGCGACTCCCCGAAGGAGAGGTATGCCGACAGACGCCGGCGCCGCCGTCACCCTCGTCCGCAACGCCACCGTTCTCGCGACCGTCGACGGGACGACGTT
The sequence above is a segment of the Halorubrum sp. 2020YC2 genome. Coding sequences within it:
- a CDS encoding Na+/H+ antiporter NhaC family protein, whose translation is MSEFGVLSILPPLLAIALAIVTRKAILSLFLGIWSGAVVYTGGLGIVQTFDWIVAAIVADDGFQATILVFTLLLGSGVAMVWNLGGTYAVRDWAIERLDTQRKAGLAAWVLGVVLFFDDYANTAIVGSAMKDVSDQLRISREKLSYVVDSTAAPVATLGISSWVAFQLSLIDDGYAEAGVAEANRPSTFEVFLSSIPFNMYAILAVAMVAIVVLWGRDYGEMLTAEHRSWTTGRVTREGADPMQDVAGELGEPPASTPRLINFFAPVAVLIAVTVATAFWSGGFAPTGFLSDLLAAEFASAGDRLWEAVIGADFATALMIGAFGMVLSGFALGKAYRIFGFGDATEYAVDGFGIMLTAVSILVLAWGIGEVISALETGQYVAEATVGTVPRPVLPALVLVVAGFIAFSTGTSWGTMGIMTPIAVPIAWEISGGGAEGHTLVAVMVGVIFSGAIFGDHSSLISDTTVLSATFTGADLVDHVRTQIYYAVTVGLVSVALLLAWGFFGISPFVLLPVGVLTLVALVYLLSEFDANRRGIDPVSVSEPQADDGERVVVAGSEKD
- a CDS encoding DUF433 domain-containing protein, giving the protein MAEGESRRIARELMSEPHIRGRRISVRQVYALVEDRGENPETVADRYDLDVADVYHALAYYHDHPREMREAEREREDAIVDFHESIDRPEGIDPDAA